The region CGCCGTCGCTGATCATGTATTCGGGATGCCATTGGACGCCGATGCAGAAGCGATAGCGCGGGTCCTCGATGCCTTCGATGACGCCGTCTTCGGCGACCGCATCGACCACGACACCGTCTGGCACCGCGTCGGCGGCCTGGTGGTGGGCGCTGTTGACCGGCAGCTCGTCCGCCTCGACGATTTTGTGCAGCAGGCTGCCCGGCGTCACCTTGACCGTGTGCCCGGCTTCGGTGCGCGGGTTGGGCTGCTCGTGGGCTAATGCATCCGGGACGGCGTCGGGAATGTGCTGGATCAGCGTGCCGCCCAGGACGACATGGAGAAGTTGCTGGCCGCCGCAGATGCCGAACACCGGCATGTCGCGCTTCAGCGCGCCTTCCGTCGCCGCCCACTCGAACTTGGTGCGCCGGTCCTTGGTGACGACGGTGTCGTGGCGTTCACCGGCGCCGAACAGGCTGGGATCGACATCGAACGCGCCGCCGGTGACGATCAACCCGTCGAGCCCGTCCAGATAGGCCTCGGCCTCGCCGACCTCATGGGAAAGCGCGACCGGCAGGCCGCCGGCGGCGACCACGGAGCCCATGTAGTTCTCGCGGATCGCGTACCACGGCATGTTGGAATAGCCGCCGGGATCCTCCGAATCGAGCGTCAACCCGATGATCGGCCGGCGATGGGGCTTGGCTGTTGTCATGGCCAAGGATGTAGCGACACCCGCCCGGCCATGCAACATTTGCCGGACTAACAGAGCTGACGACATTCATGGCTGACTTTATGGAGCAGGCGCTCGCCGAGGCCGAAGCGGCGGCGGCGCGCGGCGAGGTGCCGGTCGGCGCGGTGATCGTGCAGGACGGCGAGGTTCTCGCTGCCGCTGGCAATCGCACGGAGGAACTGAACGACCCGACCGCGCATGCCGAGCTGCTTGTCATTCGCGCCGCCTGCGCCGCCATGGGCGCGCCGCGCCTGCCCGGTGCCGACCTCTACGTGACGCTGGAGCCCTGCGCCATGTGCGCCCAGGCCATCGCCTACGCCCGCCTGCGCCGGCTCTATTACGGCGCGCCGGATCCGAAAGGCGGCGGCGTCGCACACGGCGCCCGCGTCTTCAGCCACCCGACCTGCCACCACACGCCGGAGATCTATGACGGTATCGACGGCGAAAGGGCGGCGGCGTTGCTCAGGGCGTTCTTTGGGGGACTGCGGGAGCAAGACTAACCCTGCCGCGTCGCGCTCATGCAACCCATTTTAGACACGCCTTTTGGATGTAAACGCCCTGGTTGGAGGTGGGCAGCGATTTAGATAAAATCGGTGCATGCGACGTTTGCTTGCCATAGCCATCGCGTGTGCATTCATAGCGCTACCGGTGCGCGCCGACTTCTACGATGGTGTCGATGCATTAGACCGTGGTGATTACGAAACCGCGTTCGAAGAGTGGTCAGTGCTCGCCGAAGAAGGGAATCGCGATGCTCAACACAATCTCGGTGTCATGTATCGCGATGGGCTCGGTGTTGAGCAAGACGACGAAACCGCTGTGTTGTGGTTCCTTCGTGCCGCGGAGAACGGAGATCCCGCGGGCCAGTACAACCTCGGCATGATGTACCAACTTGGTCGTGGTGTGCCGCAGGATTGGGCCGACGCGTTGGCCTGGTACCGCCTTGCGGCGGCACAAGGCTTTCCGCAGGCACAAGGCATACTTGGTGAAGCGTACGAGAAAGGTCTTGGCGTCCCGATAGACTACATGCGAGCCGTTGCTTGGTACGAGCGGGCTGCCGAACAAGGCTTGGCCGCCGCCAACAACAACCTCGGTGCCATGTACGCCTCCGGTCGCGGCGTGAAGCTGGATTATGTCGAGGCTGTGAGGCTATACAGTCTGGCGGCCGAACAAGGTCTAGCCATGGCGCAAACAAACCTTGCCGGTATGTACGCCGATGGCCTCGGTGTTCCGCAGGACCACGATGAGTCCATTCGATTGCTGCTGCTGGCTGCTGAGCAGGAGTACGCGAGCGCCCTCTTTAACCTGGGCCACAAGTACAGACACGGCAACGGTGTCCCCCAGAACGATATCGAGGCATATACGTGGTTTCGCCGCGCCGCAGAACTTGGCGATGCCCAGGGTCAGCATGCCGTCGGGATCATGCACCAGAACGGGTCCGGCGTGCGGCAGGACTATGCGGAAGCACACAGCTGGCTTCTGCTTGCCGCACAGCAGGGCCTTGCTGAGGCGCAATACAACATTGGCGTCTACTACAACGAGGGTCTCGGTGTAGACCAAGACCTTGAGGAGTCGGTCAAATGGTACCGTCTGGCGGCGGAGCAAGGATATGCGCAGGCGCAGCACAACCTCGGCATTTCCTATCAGAAGGGCACGGGTGTTCCCCAGGACGATAGCGAGGCAGAACGCTGGATTCGTCTGGCTGCCGAGCAAGGTTTCACGTCGTCGCAGGTCGAGTTGGCCACTCTCTACATATTCGGTCGAGGCGTTCCGCAGGACTACGACTTGGCTTTACAGTGGATACGTCGGGCCGCAGAAAAGGGCGACACCGAAGGCTACTACAACCTCGGTGTGATGTATCGAGATGGCATGGGTGTTGAAAACGACTGTGTCGAAGCAGCAAGGCTATTCGGTCTCGCAGCCGATCAAGGCGACGTCATGGCCACGTACAACCTTGGTGCTCTGTACAATCACGGATGCGGCGTTGAGAAGGATCACGCCGCCGCAGCGGAGCTTATTCGTCAGGCGGCCAATGAAGGGATCGCAGACGCGCAAAACGATCTGGGCCTCATGCATCACGTAGGCGAGGGAGTGCCGCAGAGTGACCGTGAAGCTGTTGAATGGTATCGCAAAGCTGCGGACCAGGGGCACGCGTTGGCGCAGTACAACCTCGGGTTCATGTATGCCCATGGTACTGGCGTTCCGCAAGACTATGCAACAGCCGGAAGGCTTTTCCGCCTTGCTGCGGAACAGGGCAACAGCGAAGCACAAGTCGGCATCGCAATCATGTACAGAGATGGCCTTGCGGTCGAGCAAGACTATGAAGAGTCGGCGCGTTGGCTAAGGGCCGCGGCCGAACAAGGCCACGCCAACGCCCAAGCCGAACTCGGTCTCTTCCATCTACTCGGTCAGGGCGTCGAGAAAGACGAGCGTCAAGCTGCCGAATGGCTTCGTCGTGCGGCGAACCAAGGCCACGCTCAAGCTCAGTTCAACCTTGGGGCAGTTTACTCAAAAGGGATCGGCGTCTCGCTAGATCCCGTCTTGGCGCTTATGTGGATCAGCCTTGCGGTGTCACAAGGCTACGAGGGAAGTGAAGCTGCGCGTGATCAACTGAAAGCAGCCATGACCAACGCTCAAGTGGAGGAAGCCGAACGGATGGTACAGACGTGGCTGGACGAGAACGCGGGCTTGCCGTGACGGAATGCGACGTCGATCAATCCGTCACCGTGAGCGCAGCGCGAGCGTCTTCTGCCAGTCGGACAGCCACCCGTCTGATCAGGCCGTAATCCCCTCCAGCAGAGGCGCTTCGGTGATGATGAAGAGGTGCTGGGCGCTGGTGTCACGGATCGAGCCGACTTCGATGATGCGCACCACGTGGGTGCCCATGTCGACCTCGCCGACGACGCGGATGGCGATGAAGTCCGCCCGCATCTGGAAACACATACCGGTCGCCGCAAAGACCTTGCGGGCGGCGGCCGCACCGTTCACCTTCTGCTCGGCCAGGACTTGACGTGCGCTGGCTTCGTCCAGGCAGGCCGCGATGAAGGTGTCGTGGTTCGGCATGCCGACATAAAGCGGCTCGAAGTCCGGCGTTTGCTGGGCGCTGGCGAAGGAAAAGGCCGCGGAGAGGGAGAGCGCCGTCAGCGCGATGAGGACATATCGCATGGCTACCTCCTTTCGTCTGGCCCGTCAGCCGCCGTTGGCTCGCACGGCCGGCGGGCGATGGAGCGCCCTAGGGCGCGAGAACGCGGCGCGGCATGCTGCATTGCAGCACCCATTCTTGGTCATGCTGTCCCATTTGCTGAGCCAATGTTCAGACCTGGGACAGATGAAAACCCGTGGGCTATCCATGGGGCGGTTCGGCGCAAGTTTCGTGCCAGCGCCCGGCCGTTACGGGCCGTTAACCAAAACCGATCTGTGGGAGGAAACATGACGGCTTTCAATGGAACGGCGCCGATGGAGCCGCTCGGTGTTTATCCGGCTCTCGACGACGCCGAACGCCTTGCCGCGGCCGCCGCCTTTCGCGACGCCATGGCGAGCCGGCGCACGGTGCGCGACTTCGACAGCCAGCCGGTGCCGCGCGCGGTGATCGAGACGTGCCTGGAGGCGGCCAACCGGGCACCGTCGGGTGCCAACATGCGGCCATGGCATTTTGCCGTTGTCGGCGATGGCGCCATCAAGCAGCGCATCCGCGTGGCGGCCGAGGAGGAAGAAAAGGCGTTCTATGGCGGGCGCGCGCCACAGGATTGGCTGAACGCGCTGGCGCCGATCGGGACGGATTGGCAAAAGCAGTTCCTGGAGACCGCACCCTGGCTGATCGCCCTGTTCGGCGAACGGCACGGTCTGTTGCCGGACGGTCGCAAGGTCAAACACTACTATGTGCCCGAGAGCGTGTGCCTGGCCGGCGGCTTTCTGCTGTGCGCGCTGCATCATGCTGGCCTCGCGACGCTCACCCATACGCCGAGCCCGATGGGCTTCTTGAACGAGATCCTGGAGCGGCCGGGCCACGAGAAACCGTATCTCCTGATCGTCACCGGCCACCCGGCGCCAGACTGCCAGGTGCCGCAGTTGGAACGGCGCGGGCTCGACCAGACGAGTTCGTGGTTTTAGGGTTCGGCGGCCGGTTCGCCGTCAGTGTCGAGGAAGACGTAAATGACGACAGCGAGAATGCTCATGTAGAACATGAAAGCGGCCTGCTGGCCGTTCCATTGACCGGACTGCCACATCACGAACCATTCGCCGCCGATCGCCATGAAACCGATCATCCATAGGCCAACGCCGAAAAGTGCACCGAGCGCGACGAACGCCTTGGCGCGCTTAAACTTGGCTTTCGGCGCCTTCAGGGCTTTTGCCATCATCCAGGCCGCAATCAGGAAGGAGATGCTGGTGAGCGCTTCAAAGAACATAATGATCAGGTAGGCGATCGTCTGCAGCGTCGGATCGGTGATCGCACGCCACATCAGCGGCGAATCAGGAAAGATCGAATCCATCGACAGCACGTGCTGCACGAAGGCCCAGTTGGCGTCGTAGTCGGTGACGTTGCCGAGTACGGCGAAGAAGGCCCAAACGCCCAAGCCGCCGATCAGGATGACCTTCGACAATCTTATCGCGATCACATCAAAGGGCATGATTTGACCTCCCCTGTCAGAGCCAGCGGCGGACGTGACCGCTGTAGGCGCGGTAGTCGTCGCCGAACTTGGCGGCGAGATAACGTTCCTCGCGGCGCACGACGACCAGGTCCAGAAACACCATCAAGACGACGGTGAGGCCCGCAAGCCATATGTTGTCGAGCGCGCAGGCCAATCCAAGAAACGCAAGACCGTAGGCGATGTAGATGGGATTGCGTGTCGCCCGGTAGGGGCCGGCGGTGACGAGCGCCGAGGCGGGTTTCCAGGTCTCGACATGGGTTTCGGCGCGGCGGAACCGCACGAGAGCCGAGCCCAACAGCGACACCGCCATGACGATCAAGACACCGCCGCCCATGATCTGCATGGAGGCCGGCATCAAGGGCACCGGCCAGACCGCGTCGAGCGCAATCCCGATGATCACGAGAATCAAGAACAGGAGCGGCGGGTGGATGAGAACGCCGGGTATGTCGGTGTTGTCGTGCTCGCTCACGCGCGTCGCCGCTGGTTCGTCGTGCGGTCAGGATAGGTCGGCGTGGGCGGGGAGGCAAAAGGCACGAGCGGCTCTCATCCGCTCGGCTGAGTTGGCGCCGCCGCCGAGCGGCGTGAAGGAGCGCGCCTGTAATTCGCGGACGGTATCCAGGTCGCCGGCCGTGATGGGCCTCAACGTGATGCCCGCGACCGCCATCGCCTCACACCGCGCGCCAGCCGATATCGCGGCGGCAGAAACCGCCCGGCCAGTCGATCAGGTCGACCGCCTGATAGGCGCGTTCCTTAGCCGCGGCGATGGTGTCGCCCAGCGCCGTGACGCCCAGAACCCGGCCGCCGCTGGCGCGCCACTGGTCGCCGTCGCGCTTGCTGCCGGCATGGAAAACCATCACGTCGTCGAGCCCGCCGGCCGCCTCCAAGCCCTTGATCGGGCTGCCTTTTTCATAAGATCCCGGATAGCCGTTGGTGGCCATGACCACGGTCAGCGCGGCCTTGTCCCACCATCTGAGATCAACATGGTTCAGCTCGCCCTCGGTCGCGGCGAGCAGCGCCGGCACGATGTCGGACTTCAGCCGCATGAGGAGCGCCTGGCATTCCGGATCGCCGAAGCGCACGTTGTATTCCAAAAGCTTCGGGCCGTCGGATGTCAACATCAGGCCGCCATAGAGAACGCCTTGGAACGGCGCGCCGTCGGCCGCCATGGTCTTCAGCGTCGGTTGAACGAAACGCTCCATGACCTCCTGATGCACGGCATCGCTAACGACGGGGGCTGGCGAATAGGCGCCCATGCCGCCGGTGTTCGGCCCGCTGTCGCCGTCGCCGGCGCGTTTGTGGTCCTGGCTGGTCGCCAGCGGTACGACGTTCTCGCCGTCGCTCAGCACATGGAAGCTGGCCTCTTCGCCATCCAGAAACTCCTCGATCACGACGCTGGCACCGGCCTCGCCGAAAACTTTCTCGTCGATCGCCGCCTCGACCGCTTCGATCGCCTCGGCCACTGTCATGGCGACGGTGACGCCCTTGCCGGCCGCCAGTCCGTCGGCCTTGACGACAATCGGCGCGCCGAGCTTTTCGATATAGGCTTTGGCCGGCGCTGTTTGGTCGAAGCGCTGCCAGCGCGCGGTCGGCACGCCGGCGCGGTCCAGCACGTCCTTGGTGAAGGCCTTGCTGCCCTCAAGCTGGGCTGCCGCGGCGCCGGGTCCGAAACAGGCGATGCCGGCATCCCTCAGCGCGTCGGCGACGCCGGCGACCAAGGGCGCCTCGGGCCCGGGTACGACCAGGTCTATCCCATTCTCTGCCGCGAACCCGACGATGCCGGCGATGTCCCCAACGCCGACGGCGACCGGGGTGGCGAGCTGGGCGATGGCGTCGCTGCCGGGCGCGCAAAAGACCTGATCGACCATGCTCGAATTGGCGATCGCCCAACACAGCGCGTGCTCACGCCCGCCGCCACCCAACACAAGAACCTTCATGCTCGCTCCTTTGTTGCTTGCAGCAGGCCGTCTTAGCCGGCCCACTCCCCCGCCCGGCCACCCATGGCAGCATCCTCGGGGTGGCCGGGCGGGGGAGTGGGCTGGTGCCGCAGCGGACAGACCAACCCCGCTTGCTGGGTTGCGGCGGTCTTGTATCATGGCCGCCGCCATGGACCCAGATGCCGACGGCCAGCCGGCCAACAATATCCCCGAGTTTTCGGTTTCCGAGATCAGCCAGGCGGTCAAGCGCACCATCGAAGGCGCGTTTGATCGGGTGCGGGTGCGCGGTGAGATTTCGCGCGTGACGACGGCGGCGTCCGGCCACATGTATCTGTCGCTGAAGGACGACAAGGCCGTCCTGGATTCGGTCTGCTGGCGCAACACCGCCAACCAGCTGCGCCACCGCCCCGAACAGGGGCTGGAGATGGTGGCGACCGGCCGGCTGACGACCTATGCCGGGCGCTCCAGCTATCAGCTGATCATCGAAAGCATCGAGCCCGCGGGCGTCGGCGCGCTGATGGCGCTCCTGGAGGAACGCCGCAAGAAGCTTGGCGCCGAAGGGCTGTTCGACGACGCCCGCAAACAACCGATTCCCTGGCTGCCCGACGTGATTGGCGTCGTGACGTCGCCGACCGGTGCCGTCATCCGCGACATCATGCACCGGCTGCGCGATCGTTTCCCCCGCCATGTGCTGCTGTGGCCGGTCATGGTGCAGGGCGACGGCGCCGCCGAGCAGGTCGCCGCTGCGATCGAAGGGTTCAACCGGCTGGCCGAGGCCGGTCCGGTCCCGCGCCCTGACGTCTTGATCGTCGCGCGTGGCGGCGGCAGTGTCGAGGATCTGTGGGCCTTCAACGAAGAGATTGTCGTGCGCGCCGCGGCTGGGTCGACGATCCCGCTGATCTCGGCGATCGGGCATGAGACCGACACGACGCTGATCGACTTCGCCGCCGACCGGCGGGCGCCGACGCCGACCGCGGCCGCGGAGATGGCGGTGCCGGTGCGCGCGGAACTGGAAGTCCAGGTGCTTGATGCCGAGCAGCGCATGGTCGGCGCCGCGCAGCGCCAACTCGACCGGGGCCGCGGTGATCTGCGCGGTCTGGCGCGCGGCCTGCCCGATCCCGTTCGGCTGGTCGAAACGGCGGCGCAGGACCTCGACAACGCGACGGAATCCCTGCGCCGTGTCGCGACCGTCTTTCTCGGCGAGCGCCGTCATGGTCTGCGCGACCTCGCCGAACGCCTGCGTCACCCCCGCGAGCTTCTGGCCGATAAACGCGGCGCGCTTGCCAAAGCGTCTGCCGGCCTGCGCCTCAAGGGTCTGACCGACAGGCTCGACCAGCAGCGCGAGCAGGTGATAAGGCGAACACGCGATCTCGATCAAACGGTGTCGCGCCAGCTTGAGGATCGCGGCCGCCACGTCGCCAACCTGGGCAAGCTGCTTGAGAGCTACAGCTATGAGCAGACCTTAAGTCGGGGCTTTGCCGTGGTCCTCGATGAGCGCGGCGAGGTCCTGTCGCGCGCCGCCGCCATCAAGCCGGGCATGGCGTTGACCCTGAAGCTCCAGGACGGCGAACGCCAAGCGGTTGCCGATGGCGACCCGCCGCCCGCCAAGCCTCGTACGAAATCGAAAAAGAAGAGCAGCGACGACCAGGGCGCGCTGTTCTAAAGCGCTTGCTCCGGCGTCTTGTTCACGAAGTTTTTCAACAGCGCGTCGAGCGCGTCGGGGTCGCGGAAAACCAGGTTGACGCGCACGGGGCGGGCCATAAGGCGGGCTTCGTCGGGCAGGCGCACCCAGTCCTTTTCCGTTGTCACCAATTCGCCCCCGGCGCGGCTGGC is a window of Pseudomonadota bacterium DNA encoding:
- a CDS encoding gamma-glutamyl-gamma-aminobutyrate hydrolase family protein gives rise to the protein MTTAKPHRRPIIGLTLDSEDPGGYSNMPWYAIRENYMGSVVAAGGLPVALSHEVGEAEAYLDGLDGLIVTGGAFDVDPSLFGAGERHDTVVTKDRRTKFEWAATEGALKRDMPVFGICGGQQLLHVVLGGTLIQHIPDAVPDALAHEQPNPRTEAGHTVKVTPGSLLHKIVEADELPVNSAHHQAADAVPDGVVVDAVAEDGVIEGIEDPRYRFCIGVQWHPEYMISDGDRKLFAAFIDACRV
- a CDS encoding nucleoside deaminase, whose amino-acid sequence is MADFMEQALAEAEAAAARGEVPVGAVIVQDGEVLAAAGNRTEELNDPTAHAELLVIRAACAAMGAPRLPGADLYVTLEPCAMCAQAIAYARLRRLYYGAPDPKGGGVAHGARVFSHPTCHHTPEIYDGIDGERAAALLRAFFGGLREQD
- a CDS encoding tetratricopeptide repeat protein; this encodes MRRLLAIAIACAFIALPVRADFYDGVDALDRGDYETAFEEWSVLAEEGNRDAQHNLGVMYRDGLGVEQDDETAVLWFLRAAENGDPAGQYNLGMMYQLGRGVPQDWADALAWYRLAAAQGFPQAQGILGEAYEKGLGVPIDYMRAVAWYERAAEQGLAAANNNLGAMYASGRGVKLDYVEAVRLYSLAAEQGLAMAQTNLAGMYADGLGVPQDHDESIRLLLLAAEQEYASALFNLGHKYRHGNGVPQNDIEAYTWFRRAAELGDAQGQHAVGIMHQNGSGVRQDYAEAHSWLLLAAQQGLAEAQYNIGVYYNEGLGVDQDLEESVKWYRLAAEQGYAQAQHNLGISYQKGTGVPQDDSEAERWIRLAAEQGFTSSQVELATLYIFGRGVPQDYDLALQWIRRAAEKGDTEGYYNLGVMYRDGMGVENDCVEAARLFGLAADQGDVMATYNLGALYNHGCGVEKDHAAAAELIRQAANEGIADAQNDLGLMHHVGEGVPQSDREAVEWYRKAADQGHALAQYNLGFMYAHGTGVPQDYATAGRLFRLAAEQGNSEAQVGIAIMYRDGLAVEQDYEESARWLRAAAEQGHANAQAELGLFHLLGQGVEKDERQAAEWLRRAANQGHAQAQFNLGAVYSKGIGVSLDPVLALMWISLAVSQGYEGSEAARDQLKAAMTNAQVEEAERMVQTWLDENAGLP
- a CDS encoding nitroreductase family protein, whose translation is MTAFNGTAPMEPLGVYPALDDAERLAAAAAFRDAMASRRTVRDFDSQPVPRAVIETCLEAANRAPSGANMRPWHFAVVGDGAIKQRIRVAAEEEEKAFYGGRAPQDWLNALAPIGTDWQKQFLETAPWLIALFGERHGLLPDGRKVKHYYVPESVCLAGGFLLCALHHAGLATLTHTPSPMGFLNEILERPGHEKPYLLIVTGHPAPDCQVPQLERRGLDQTSSWF
- a CDS encoding DUF2165 domain-containing protein, whose protein sequence is MPFDVIAIRLSKVILIGGLGVWAFFAVLGNVTDYDANWAFVQHVLSMDSIFPDSPLMWRAITDPTLQTIAYLIIMFFEALTSISFLIAAWMMAKALKAPKAKFKRAKAFVALGALFGVGLWMIGFMAIGGEWFVMWQSGQWNGQQAAFMFYMSILAVVIYVFLDTDGEPAAEP
- a CDS encoding isoprenylcysteine carboxylmethyltransferase family protein; the protein is MSEHDNTDIPGVLIHPPLLFLILVIIGIALDAVWPVPLMPASMQIMGGGVLIVMAVSLLGSALVRFRRAETHVETWKPASALVTAGPYRATRNPIYIAYGLAFLGLACALDNIWLAGLTVVLMVFLDLVVVRREERYLAAKFGDDYRAYSGHVRRWL
- the purD gene encoding phosphoribosylamine--glycine ligase encodes the protein MKVLVLGGGGREHALCWAIANSSMVDQVFCAPGSDAIAQLATPVAVGVGDIAGIVGFAAENGIDLVVPGPEAPLVAGVADALRDAGIACFGPGAAAAQLEGSKAFTKDVLDRAGVPTARWQRFDQTAPAKAYIEKLGAPIVVKADGLAAGKGVTVAMTVAEAIEAVEAAIDEKVFGEAGASVVIEEFLDGEEASFHVLSDGENVVPLATSQDHKRAGDGDSGPNTGGMGAYSPAPVVSDAVHQEVMERFVQPTLKTMAADGAPFQGVLYGGLMLTSDGPKLLEYNVRFGDPECQALLMRLKSDIVPALLAATEGELNHVDLRWWDKAALTVVMATNGYPGSYEKGSPIKGLEAAGGLDDVMVFHAGSKRDGDQWRASGGRVLGVTALGDTIAAAKERAYQAVDLIDWPGGFCRRDIGWRAV
- the xseA gene encoding exodeoxyribonuclease VII large subunit, translated to MAAAMDPDADGQPANNIPEFSVSEISQAVKRTIEGAFDRVRVRGEISRVTTAASGHMYLSLKDDKAVLDSVCWRNTANQLRHRPEQGLEMVATGRLTTYAGRSSYQLIIESIEPAGVGALMALLEERRKKLGAEGLFDDARKQPIPWLPDVIGVVTSPTGAVIRDIMHRLRDRFPRHVLLWPVMVQGDGAAEQVAAAIEGFNRLAEAGPVPRPDVLIVARGGGSVEDLWAFNEEIVVRAAAGSTIPLISAIGHETDTTLIDFAADRRAPTPTAAAEMAVPVRAELEVQVLDAEQRMVGAAQRQLDRGRGDLRGLARGLPDPVRLVETAAQDLDNATESLRRVATVFLGERRHGLRDLAERLRHPRELLADKRGALAKASAGLRLKGLTDRLDQQREQVIRRTRDLDQTVSRQLEDRGRHVANLGKLLESYSYEQTLSRGFAVVLDERGEVLSRAAAIKPGMALTLKLQDGERQAVADGDPPPAKPRTKSKKKSSDDQGALF